One stretch of Paenibacillus sp. FSL R5-0341 DNA includes these proteins:
- a CDS encoding ABC transporter substrate-binding protein — protein MMYKQHFVKITGILFILAMLLVACGQTPASTSQPSADGVKSAAETDGDSSAESATKTVESASGSKEIPAHPERIVSINMEDILLSLEVPLVLATPIGRQDYLNEQLEAQGVAVEPINESVNFEAVVNANPDLIIANASLDAKILEQLEKIAPTITYDRRNWQESIVQVATALDIDERAEQLLQKNKDQVTEAQKLAADITKTKPTAAFLRLEEKDMRLFFSSIPSTPFPASSYVGAGYEIGFTPDALVTKLEAENPERMNASISVELLPEIKADYLFIVSISSDGSAEALQKTKDELNEIQQLQVWKSLPAVQNGHVYVLNAKKWLIDGPIAESLKRNEMLEVLGLPAP, from the coding sequence ATGATGTACAAACAGCATTTTGTCAAAATAACGGGGATCCTTTTCATACTCGCCATGTTACTTGTTGCGTGTGGACAGACACCTGCAAGCACTTCGCAGCCATCTGCAGATGGCGTGAAATCAGCTGCGGAGACAGATGGCGACTCATCCGCTGAATCAGCTACTAAGACCGTGGAGAGCGCCAGTGGCAGCAAAGAAATCCCGGCACATCCTGAACGGATTGTGTCCATTAATATGGAGGACATTCTCCTCTCCTTGGAGGTGCCACTGGTACTCGCTACACCTATTGGCCGGCAAGACTACCTGAACGAGCAACTTGAAGCCCAAGGCGTGGCTGTCGAACCCATTAATGAAAGTGTCAATTTTGAAGCTGTAGTCAACGCTAATCCGGACCTCATTATTGCCAATGCCAGTTTGGATGCCAAAATTCTCGAACAACTCGAGAAGATCGCGCCTACGATCACTTATGATCGCCGTAATTGGCAGGAATCTATCGTACAGGTAGCTACTGCACTGGATATTGATGAGCGGGCTGAACAGCTTTTACAAAAAAATAAAGATCAAGTAACTGAAGCTCAGAAGCTCGCAGCCGATATCACCAAGACCAAACCTACAGCTGCATTCCTGCGCCTGGAAGAGAAAGATATGCGTTTGTTCTTCTCGTCCATTCCATCCACGCCATTCCCGGCTTCCAGTTATGTAGGAGCGGGTTATGAGATTGGATTCACTCCCGATGCTCTCGTTACCAAACTCGAGGCAGAAAATCCGGAACGGATGAATGCCAGTATCTCGGTTGAGCTTTTGCCTGAAATCAAAGCAGACTATCTGTTTATCGTGTCCATTAGCTCAGATGGATCAGCTGAAGCGTTGCAAAAAACAAAAGATGAACTCAACGAAATCCAGCAACTCCAAGTATGGAAAAGCCTTCCCGCTGTCCAAAATGGTCATGTCTATGTCCTCAATGCTAAGAAATGGCTCATTGACGGTCCCATTGCCGAATCGCTCAAACGTAATGAAATGCTCGAAGTTCTTGGACTACCTGCTCCATAA
- a CDS encoding short chain dehydrogenase, producing MKRALVIGGNGTLGKAVVAKLRDHSVEVITAGRQSGDVQVDMTSTESITSLFETVSNIDYVIVAAGQTHYAKLEKLTPENNMISVQGKLLGQVNIVLIGQHYINDKGSFTLVSGIIQDHPIEKGASSAMVNGAIDSFARAAAFELPRGIRMNSVSPNLFVESAEKYKDFFIGFNPVPVERVANTFIQSALGIETAQNYKIY from the coding sequence ATGAAAAGAGCTCTGGTCATTGGCGGAAATGGAACACTAGGTAAAGCTGTTGTTGCGAAGCTGAGAGATCATTCCGTTGAGGTTATTACAGCGGGTAGACAATCTGGGGATGTTCAGGTGGATATGACGTCGACAGAGAGTATTACTTCTCTCTTTGAGACGGTGAGTAACATTGATTACGTCATTGTTGCAGCAGGCCAGACCCATTATGCGAAACTGGAAAAACTGACACCTGAGAACAATATGATTAGTGTGCAGGGAAAACTGCTTGGACAGGTTAATATCGTGTTGATTGGTCAGCACTATATTAACGACAAGGGGAGTTTCACGCTGGTCAGTGGCATTATACAAGACCACCCTATTGAGAAGGGGGCATCAAGCGCTATGGTCAATGGGGCTATTGATTCGTTTGCCAGAGCGGCAGCGTTTGAGTTACCAAGAGGTATTCGTATGAATTCAGTTAGTCCTAATCTTTTTGTAGAGTCGGCGGAAAAATATAAGGATTTCTTTATTGGATTTAATCCCGTACCTGTAGAGCGGGTTGCCAATACGTTCATCCAGAGTGCACTTGGGATTGAAACAGCCCAAAATTATAAAATATATTAA